In Musa acuminata AAA Group cultivar baxijiao chromosome BXJ2-3, Cavendish_Baxijiao_AAA, whole genome shotgun sequence, the following proteins share a genomic window:
- the LOC103978686 gene encoding protein DJ-1 homolog D, translating into MAKKVLLLCGDYTEDYEVMVPFQALQAYGVAVDAVCPGKKAGDVCRTAVHQASGHQTYSESRGHNFMLNASFGEIEVSKYDGLVIPGGRAPEYLAMNESVVELVKKFSDSAKPIASVCHGQLILAAANLVKDRKCTAYPPVKPAFIAAGAHWIEPETMSKCVSDGNLITGATYDSHPEFIRLFVEALGGSITGSDKRILFICGDYMEDYEVMVPFQSLQALGCHVDAVCPKKGAGEKCPTAIHDFEGDQTYSEKPGHDFTLTASFEGLDASIYDALVIPGGRAPEYLALDEEVITLVKKFMNGGKPVASICHGQQILSAAGVLKGKKCTAYPAVKLNVVLGGATWLEPDPIDRCFTDGNLVTGAAWPGHPEFISQLMALLGIKVSF; encoded by the exons atggCGAAGAAGGTTCTGCTACTGTGCGGCGACTATACGGAGGACTACGAG GTTATGGTGCCGTTTCAAGCGCTTCAAGCGTATGGCGTCGCTGTCGACGCGGTTTGCCCCGGAAAGAAGGCCGGCGACGTGTGCCGCACCGCCGTCCATCAGGCTTCCGGTCACCAG ACATATTCTGAATCAAGAGGTCACAATTTCATGCTTAATGCATCATTTGGTGAGATTGAAGTGAGCAAATATGATGGATTAGTTATTCCTGGAGGTCGGGCACCGGAATATCTTGCGATGAATGAGTCAGTTGTGGAGTTAGTTAAAAAGTTTTCTGATTCAGCCAAGCCAATTGCATCAGTTTGCCATGGTCAGTTGATATTGGCAGCTGCAAATTTGGTTAAAGACCGGAAATGCACAGCCTATCCCCCTGTGAAGCCTGCCTTCATTGCTGCCGGAGCTCACTGGATAGAACCAGAGACGATGTCAAAATGTGTCTCTGATGGTAATCTTATTACAGGAGCAACATATGATAGCCATCCTGAGTTTATCCGCCTTTTTGTTGAAGCACTAGGAGGTTCTATTACAGGCTCAGATAAGCGAATTCTGTTTATTTGTGGG GATTACATGGAGGATTATGAGGTTATGGTTCCATTTCAGTCACTGCAAGCTCTTGGTTGTCATGTTGATGCAGTCTGCCCAAAGAAAGGTGCTGGTGAAAAGTGTCCAACCGCCATCCATGACTTTGAGGGTGATCAAACTTATAGTGAAAAGCCTGGACATGATTTCACCTTGACAGCATCATTTGAAGGCTTGGATGCTTCTATCTATGATGCCCTAGTGATACCTGGTGGGCGAGCACCCGAATATCTTGCATTAGATGAGGAGGTTATTACTTTGGTGAAGAAATTTATGAATGGAGGAAAGCCTGTTGCATCAATTTGCCATGGCCAACAGATATTGTCTGCTGCTGGGGTTTTGAAG GGGAAGAAATGCACAGCATACCCAGCTGTGAAGCTGAATGTGGTACTGGGAGGAGCCACATGGTTGGAACCAGACCCGATCGACCGATGCTTTACCGACGGCAACTTAGTCACTGGTGCTGCTTGGCCTGGGCACCCCGAGTTCATCTCTCAGCTTATGGCTTTGCTTGGTATAAAAGTCTCCTTCTAA
- the LOC135608323 gene encoding tobamovirus multiplication protein 3-like, with protein MRLGRCSGPFDQVLLGRSRREASSGATDVSPSLVVIIILIRTEFRVPEFGWTIQKVFHFLNLLVNGVRSLVFIFRRGLQIKPEIIQHFLLDLPGLAFFTTYALLVLFWAEI; from the exons atgcgcctcggccggtgttctggtccgtttgaccaggtgctgttgggtcgatcgaggcgtgaggcatcaTCTGGGGCAactgacgtcagcccgagtcttgtcgtcattattatcctcatcag AACCGAGTTCAGAGTGCCAGAGTTTGGTTGGACGATACAGAAGGTCTTTCACTTCTTGAATCTCCTGGTGAATGGCG TCAGATCACTTGTCTTCATATTTCGTCGGGGACTACAAATAAAGCCTGAG ATCATCCAACATTTCCTTCTGGATTTGCCTGGTCTTGCATTCTTCACTACCTATGCACTTTTGGTGCTGTTTTGGGCTGAAATATAG